Proteins co-encoded in one Pseudomonas fluorescens genomic window:
- a CDS encoding DUF1652 domain-containing protein, with translation MIYLARLRARLECSFSPLACECVVDGDHSLTVKLYHPASGEVDLVISGLSLGALRTDEAVDALIDELRYELESNSLRSPS, from the coding sequence ATGATTTATCTGGCGCGGTTGCGGGCTCGGCTTGAGTGTAGTTTTTCGCCGTTGGCTTGTGAGTGTGTGGTGGATGGGGATCATTCGCTGACGGTGAAGCTGTATCACCCGGCTTCCGGGGAGGTTGATCTGGTGATTAGCGGGTTGAGTCTGGGGGCCTTGCGTACCGATGAGGCGGTGGATGCCTTGATTGATGAATTGCGGTATGAGCTTGAGAGCAATTCTTTGCGCTCGCCCAGTTGA
- a CDS encoding SDR family oxidoreductase produces MSKTQLFDLDGKIAFVSGASRGIGEAIAKLLAQQGAHVIVSSRKLEGCQHVADAIIAAGGKATAVACHIGEMEQISQVFAGIKEQFGRLDILVNNAATNPQFCNVLDTDLGAFQKTVDVNIRGYFFMSVEAGKLMRENGGGSIINVASINGISPGIFQGIYSVTKAAVINMTKVFAKECAQFGIRCNALLPGLTDTKFASALVKNDAILKQALTQIPLKRVADPSEMAGAVLYLASDASSYTTGVSLNVDGGFLS; encoded by the coding sequence ATGTCCAAGACTCAGTTGTTCGACCTCGACGGCAAGATCGCTTTCGTCTCCGGCGCCAGCCGCGGCATCGGTGAAGCCATCGCCAAACTGCTGGCCCAGCAAGGCGCCCACGTCATCGTTTCGAGCCGCAAACTCGAAGGCTGCCAGCACGTAGCCGATGCCATCATCGCCGCTGGCGGCAAAGCCACAGCGGTCGCCTGCCACATCGGCGAAATGGAACAGATCAGCCAGGTCTTCGCCGGGATCAAGGAACAGTTCGGGCGCCTGGACATCCTGGTCAACAACGCCGCGACCAACCCGCAGTTCTGCAACGTGCTGGACACCGACCTCGGCGCCTTCCAGAAAACCGTCGACGTGAACATCCGTGGCTACTTCTTCATGTCGGTGGAAGCCGGCAAGCTGATGCGCGAAAACGGCGGCGGCAGCATCATCAACGTGGCGTCGATCAACGGCATTTCCCCGGGGATCTTCCAGGGCATCTACTCGGTGACCAAGGCCGCCGTGATCAATATGACCAAAGTCTTCGCCAAGGAATGCGCGCAATTCGGCATCCGCTGCAACGCCCTGCTGCCGGGCCTGACCGACACCAAATTCGCCTCGGCGCTGGTGAAGAACGATGCGATCCTGAAACAGGCCCTGACGCAGATCCCGCTCAAACGCGTAGCCGACCCGAGCGAAATGGCCGGCGCCGTGCTGTACCTGGCGAGCGACGCCTCGAGCTACACCACCGGCGTATCGTTGAACGTGGACGGCGGTTTCCTGTCCTGA
- a CDS encoding trimeric intracellular cation channel family protein, with the protein MRHSITRAPLQARVEWIVLVADLVGTAVFAVEGAITAMRSQLDLLGVMVIAFIVALGGGVTRDLLIGATPPKAVADWRYPALAFAMGGVAFVFHEQVLGWSGSTLIVLDAAGLALFAVAGVQKALNFGISPFVSMLMGTITGVGGGVLRDMVLARVPVVLQADLYASSAFVGAAVLIVGRRLGVSPVAAALLAGAACLLLRLLSVHFGWQLPKVLEA; encoded by the coding sequence TTGCGTCACTCAATAACCCGGGCGCCGTTGCAGGCGCGGGTCGAGTGGATTGTGCTGGTGGCCGACCTGGTCGGTACGGCGGTGTTTGCGGTTGAAGGCGCGATTACGGCGATGCGCAGTCAGCTCGATCTGCTCGGGGTGATGGTGATTGCCTTCATCGTCGCACTCGGTGGCGGGGTGACCCGCGATCTGTTGATCGGTGCTACGCCGCCCAAGGCTGTAGCGGACTGGCGTTACCCGGCGCTGGCGTTTGCCATGGGCGGGGTGGCGTTTGTTTTTCATGAGCAGGTGCTGGGCTGGTCCGGTTCGACCCTGATCGTGCTGGACGCGGCTGGGTTGGCGCTGTTTGCCGTGGCCGGGGTGCAGAAGGCGTTGAATTTCGGGATCTCGCCGTTTGTGTCCATGCTGATGGGCACGATTACCGGTGTCGGTGGCGGGGTGCTGCGGGACATGGTGCTGGCGCGGGTGCCGGTGGTGTTGCAGGCGGATCTGTATGCCAGCTCGGCGTTTGTCGGCGCGGCGGTATTGATCGTCGGGCGCAGGCTGGGTGTGTCGCCGGTGGCGGCTGCGTTGCTGGCGGGGGCGGCGTGTCTGTTGTTGCGGTTGTTGTCGGTGCATTTCGGCTGGCAGTTGCCGAAGGTTCTGGAGGCATGA